acggcggcggcagctggtGGATCCCAGCTGTGCTGCTGGTCGCGTGCGTGCTCTGCCTCAACCTCTTCTCCGGCGGGAAAGCTTGGGGATATGAATACTTCTGAACATGTCATGCTTTACAGGGCagtgtcttgtttcttggcattcAGTATGCCAgatgagaaaaaaaaaagcatgTATAGAAGAACATACCCACAGGAGTATATGATCATTACAGTGCTACGAACCTAATATATAGTTAGATTAAGCTCATTGTTTTGCTTCTAATCAGTAGTTTTGCTCTTATGATTTTAACTTCGGCAGACTTCCCTACTGTTATTTTGTCTGCTTAGATTTGTATCAGAAACAAACTTGTTTGCAAACCAGTAAACTATGCAACTCAGTATCACACAGGCAGATATCATAAAAACAGAAGATTAAAAGTCTTCACGGATAGATGGATGGATGGAAAACTTAGGCAAACAATACATAAACAGGTACATGTTTCACATCCCCAGTGGATCAAATGACCTAGTTTTCATCGTCAGATGGCATAGGAGTTCATCTGAGCTGTTTGGTGATGTGGTCACTCATTGGTGATGTAGTCACAATTAAGAGACTTAAGAGCTAGCAGCCTCCTCCTGGAGCTGCTTCACCTTGGTGATGTAGTCACTCATTGCCTCTTCCTTGGATTTTCCTGCAAACATCGCAAAGTTTTAGCAATTACTACATTCGATCTTATGCTACTACTAAATATATGTGCTCTTGTAAAACACTAGTATTGTGGTAGACAACAAAATTTAAGTTGCCCAAAATACAAGGCTCAGATAAGTATATGAACCTTCAACAGCCTTCCATGCATCCCACTTGGCCCTTTCCCTCTGGTTGAATATGCCAGGACGAGCTTCAGAAATTGATTAATAAACAAACATGTAAGCACAGTTGTGATGAAGAACTGAAGAAGTATTGCCGTAAACACAAAAGATATACAAAGAACACAATGACAATAAGAGACTAAGTGCTGCGAGACAGTGTCACCATCCTGTGAGGTGTTAATAGCAGCAGATTAAATTCAGATGTAGAACTGACTAGAACTTCATTTATTACAACACAGGTGGAGCATAATTGTGACTTAGTTACAAGTGAAACATGGCCATGAATCTGTATAAATAAGATCTAGACTATCATTGcgtcacctattttgcatagaAAGCCAAAAAAATATGCATGTAAATGAATTGAAGCATTGAATAGATGTGCACTATGAACATGAGTTTATCATTCATCAGCAGCTCAGTGCAGCAAAATTTCTTCACTGAATAGATGTGCAGAATAGGGCACATCTATTCTTGCCGGTGCAGAATAGGGCTTAGAAAACTGTGCTTCAATATTAGTTGATTGCGTTAGCATCTATTACATCCCCACCATTTGGTTCTCCCATCCAACACTATTGGATTCAAGATACCGATAACTAATAAGGAACTGCAGTTGGGTGATCCACTAGCTTGCATAACTTTTTGTTTCTATGTCCTACGTAACGCATCCCAAAACTGTTGTTGAAATTTAAATTCTAAACCTAGGAAGAAATAAAAGGAGATTATATCAAATAGATTCAATTTATTGTTTATTGTTCTGTTTGGTTGCTATAGGAGTTTTCCCTTATTTTTATACTTTTATGTTCAGTCTCAAAATTGCATTATCACCAATATTTGGATCTTTAAATTGTCAAACTTCTGCGGAATTATGATGACACAAAGTTACACACTATCCATGCTAGGAATAGTATTGAACCATGGCACTACAATAAATTGGGTTTGTGCAAACTAAGAATTTCATCCACTACAAACTTACAAAGAGAAACTGGAAAAACAAAAATAGCTGTCTGATTATGTACTTACAGGTATTCACATCTCCAACAGTGGCCTGCTTGTAGAGTCCATAAAGGATCAGCTTGTTCTCATTGCTCGTGCTGTCGGGCAAGGTTTTCGCCTTCTCAGCATACTCCTCAAATTCCTCCTGCAACAGAGATACAGCTCACTGGTCATGTTTATGCGGGACAACGCTACCATTAAATATTACGCTAAATTATTTGACAAGTTAATCTTtcatgtgaatctttgaaccaCGTGCTTCCTCACTATTTTCCGACAGAATTATAGAAAATGCAGAGATCCCACTATATGTAAACTAACTGGGAATTTCCCATCTTACATCCAAAGGCATCACGAAAACTCAACAATAGCTGCTGCTCAGGAGTCAGGAGCCAGGACAGCCTAAATCCGTTGGACTCTTAGCTCATCAAAGGGCAAAGCATCTACAATCCCAAGTGCTGCAGAATCCACTGTCTGAATCCACCAGATCTTGGCTACGCATACAAATCTGGACTGAAATTTAGACTATGCAGTATCGGATTCCCAAGTCTAGATCGGTTCACTGGATAATCTAACGGAGCTCCTACCGACACAGTCAGTTACAGTGCAAGAATATAAACGGAACTGGGAATTCAGAACCAAATCATAAGAAGAACACATCATGAAGATGATTAGATGGATAACAAGACCGTAACAGATAATGGAGTGAGCCGTGTACCTGCAGACCCATGGCTTCGAAGTTTTAAGATAAGATTTGTTTTCCTTTGGCCTGGTCTCTTCTCGGTTGTAACGATGATTGGCGACCAGATCGGATCTGCTTTATATAGCGCAACGCTAGAATTAGTACGTAGTGACAGACCCCCTGTTTCCAATTTTAATTATGAAGAAGCCCCTGGAATTGGGCAAAGTtttgcagagaggccctcataagaattttcatatttttaacaAACAAATAAGGTCAGGGAAAAGAACGAAAATTGTTAACGAATATTTGCTCATCATGGATGAGCCATTTATTAACAAAGAGAATAGTTCTTACTTTTTGTTATTCAGAAAAGTTCTCATTTTTTTCATTAATGCGGTACTGGAGTTTATTGAATTAGAAGTTCTCAGAAGGAAGTGATAAAAACAGGAGGAAGCATTGGTAACTCAGTGTGAATCTGTTAGCAGCTAACTGCTTGGCCATGGAAGGCGTTGAAGGCATCAACTAACCCCCAACTGACACTATTAACTGAAAGGGTAGCAATCAAGACATTGCACATGGTAGGTCATGCAGCACAGGCAATGCGGCATTCATCACGAGCAGTAGCTTGCAAACATGCAACTGTTTTCCCAGCCACATACACTGAGCCTACAGGCTACAGCAGAAGACACAACAGTACAGTACAGCTTCTACTCAAAACACTTTTCTCAAATGCAACATGGATTTGTGCATGAATTACTGCCCTGTTCAAGCATATTTGCATGTTGAGTGTTTGAACTCAAAACATGTAACTGTTACAAAACTACCACACACATTGAGCTGCTTCTGTTATTATCATGGTTGAGTACGTTGCCCAAAAAGATCAGATGACGAGCATCTCGCAGCAATGATCAGGATGCGTGCCAGCAGAAGCAGATGGAACAGAActagtgtcagacccggggccaccgggctgggcacataacgtagtttaaagaggtctaagagattaagtccgtcttatctcttatttatcttatttatctcttatttatttcgTTTAAATAAGatataaggctaaccgatacagggggaatctactcgagatatgttctggtacgattcctcagctggtattggttagtatctttgtaaccctggcctttcggatatataagggaggtcagggacccctctcaaaaaacagaagatcattaggtcattctacatcaaaggcaatacaaatcatacaggacgtagggtgttacgctccgtgcggcccgaacctgtctaagtcttgtgttccttgcaccttcgagttcttgatctcggcgtctcctcacccaaaacttaccacattgggtatatccctcggtgggcagccgattAAACACCGACAGGTAGGGGAGTGCGTCGAAGATccgccggcgaactcgatggcatctttctagttcaccaggtggtggattgctaccttcacgcatgtgcatcgacgaatcgattcatcgagttcaaGATCGGAttcttcagcgaacggctacatcgatctcgactactcagctcgacttcaccttgcgCTGCAGCGTCGATGCACCGTggccgtcgacctcgacgacccggctcaacttcggcttgtgccgcaatgtccgcgcgcggcagcaacgtgttcgactacttcgacttcgcgaggacgatcggcagctcgccgacgactacatcaactactcatctcgacttgaaaactagtcggaatcggttccaactagtcgagcttcatcaacaaatcatcgcagcttcatcaacgagctccacggcttcgtcgacattcgtccacaaatcaagctaagtgatttatacctttttccgacttgttcttcacaagatcggctaccttttttggtacgcctctcgacgggcatgaaaccctcgggggctacaccatgatcgattacttgtccgtgtacgactctcgatgggcatgaaaccctccagagctacacttcgccgactatctttgagcactgcgcatcctctttgtcgcatgacgacttctttgtcttctcttaacggttgctaaagtactcgggtagcacacgtcttaatccgtgaaacctcgactcttctgtaagcctatgctcctacgcgtgcatgcggctaagctccctacgctatggtctacggccatcagggatcaggtgcttaaacgtaacaggctaactgaccggggaaattacatggcctagcaagagcaagacgcgaaatttttacaccgaataaattttgatgtatttatattattattgagtactactcggtatcttcgcattatgctacataatatgTGCATTTTTTTCAGGTCAAGATttagcaacaaccctccaggcagcgcggcgtgccatcgcagtttcgctagttcccaggctcgggggccgggcgatgcgcactactcgacatgactcattcggctctcctggcttgtaagctcgggggctggacgccgtaaaactactcgaagacgactcatatgaagactgagagtgcagaagaaactctaagccaccgcacggttaaataaaccagcgggaggcttaatttcactatgcagaggcgaagagtttttctcagaattccagagtaacaccaatgccacggtttttagatccttatctccatatttgtggtatttggatttaaggctcgggggctgcggggtacgtggcatcgactacttatttttcaaatttctttgaagaataagaaggattacagactaatgggaccctcagcctgattctccgattcaacctaagactcggtggctactccatatggagtgcgatttttcaaatcgcacaccatatcaaaaataaaattcggggcataagcacctcatagcttcaatgcagccaagcaattactcgaagaaggacttcaagacgaagcttcagaagaagtcgaagactgtttcgaaagtactcgataagcctgcagtactcagctacgaagagctcgggggcttgtcagacccggggccaccgggctgggcacataacgtagtttaaagaagtctaagagattaagtccgtcttatctcttattcatcttatttatctcttatttattccgtttaaataagagataaggctaaccgatacagggggaatctactcgagatatgttctgctacgattcctcagctgatattggttagtatctttgtaaccctggcctctcggatatataagggaggtcagggacccctctcaaaaaacagaagatcattaggtcattctacatcaaaggcaatacaaaccatacaggacgtagggtgttacgctccgtgcggcccgaacctgtctaagtcttgtgtttcTTACactttcgagttcttgatctcggcatctcctcacctaaaacttaccattTTGAGCATagccctcggtgggcagccggttaaacaccgacactagCATATGCTCAAATGGCACCAGCCAAGTGTGTGGAAAATATGCTGCTGCTAGCTACTGGAGCTGTGACAGTGGGCATAGAATCTGACCGCTGCTGGCGTGCGTCCCCATCCAACAATCGATTGATCAAACCATGCATGCATGGAGTTCAATCATCAAGCAGCTGCACCCGCAGTAGATTCCA
The Panicum hallii strain FIL2 chromosome 6, PHallii_v3.1, whole genome shotgun sequence genome window above contains:
- the LOC112896751 gene encoding acyl-CoA-binding domain-containing protein 1, whose amino-acid sequence is MGLQEEFEEYAEKAKTLPDSTSNENKLILYGLYKQATVGDVNTSRPGIFNQRERAKWDAWKAVEGKSKEEAMSDYITKVKQLQEEAASS